One genomic region from uncultured Cohaesibacter sp. encodes:
- a CDS encoding LptA/OstA family protein, whose translation MTLIVSLCRLTAQATMKPARRLSCLSLVLLVAGGLFVAGGLMASTPVMAQSMADVASGLRTDPDAPIEIEADQLDIFDNKKVAIFKGSVRARQGETTLLTSTLTIHYSGGGAGTAQSITRLEAHGGVTVSQKDQKATGSTASVDMAKEVIVLSGNVVLTQGKNVLRGSKLTINMRSGAARLAAAKSSGGQNGSSGRVQGLFIPNRNPKN comes from the coding sequence ATGACCCTGATTGTTTCCCTTTGTCGTTTGACCGCACAGGCAACCATGAAACCGGCGCGCAGGCTTTCATGCCTTTCTCTGGTGCTGCTGGTGGCCGGCGGCCTCTTTGTTGCGGGCGGGCTGATGGCGTCCACCCCCGTTATGGCCCAGAGCATGGCCGATGTGGCGTCCGGTTTGCGCACAGACCCGGATGCGCCAATCGAGATTGAAGCAGATCAGCTTGATATCTTCGACAACAAGAAAGTTGCGATTTTCAAGGGCAGTGTGCGGGCACGTCAGGGCGAGACAACCCTGCTCACCTCCACCTTGACGATCCACTATTCGGGCGGTGGCGCAGGCACTGCGCAATCCATCACGCGGCTTGAGGCTCATGGCGGTGTAACCGTGAGCCAGAAAGACCAGAAGGCAACCGGCTCGACGGCCTCTGTCGATATGGCAAAAGAAGTGATTGTTCTGAGCGGTAATGTTGTTTTGACGCAAGGCAAAAATGTCCTGCGTGGCTCTAAATTGACCATCAATATGCGCTCCGGCGCAGCGCGTTTGGCTGCTGCCAAATCGTCTGGTGGCCAGAATGGCAGCTCAGGTCGCGTGCAAGGCCTATTTATCCCAAACCGCAACCCTAAAAACTAG
- the lptB gene encoding LPS export ABC transporter ATP-binding protein: MQESDHLSSLDETENQQTTFDPLEQDGLGWMVVHDIGKSYKRRTVVTSASLAVKRGEAVGLLGPNGAGKTTIFYMITGLVRPDKGYISLDGYDITKLPMYRRARLGIGYLPQEASIFRGLNVEENIMAVLELVEPKRKKRKEQLDELLEEFSITHLRKSMAIALSGGERRRLEIARALASRPSFMLLDEPFAGVDPIAVGDIQQLVRHLTARGIGVLITDHNVRETLSLIDRAYIIHSGNVLTNGTPDEIIADPDVRRLYLGESFSM; encoded by the coding sequence ATGCAGGAAAGTGATCATCTTTCATCTCTTGATGAGACGGAAAATCAGCAAACCACGTTCGATCCGCTCGAACAGGATGGTTTGGGCTGGATGGTCGTGCATGACATCGGCAAGAGCTACAAGCGCCGTACGGTCGTCACCTCGGCGTCGCTTGCTGTCAAACGCGGCGAAGCGGTTGGCCTTCTGGGGCCAAACGGTGCTGGCAAGACGACGATTTTCTATATGATCACCGGGCTTGTTCGCCCAGACAAGGGCTATATTTCCCTTGATGGCTACGACATCACGAAGCTGCCCATGTATCGCCGCGCCCGATTGGGTATCGGCTATCTTCCACAGGAAGCCTCGATTTTTCGCGGGTTGAATGTGGAAGAGAATATCATGGCCGTGCTCGAGCTGGTTGAGCCCAAGCGCAAGAAGCGCAAGGAACAGCTGGACGAGCTGCTGGAAGAATTCTCCATCACGCATCTGCGCAAATCCATGGCCATCGCGCTCTCAGGAGGGGAACGTCGTCGCCTCGAAATCGCCCGTGCCCTTGCGTCTCGCCCTTCTTTCATGCTGCTTGACGAACCCTTCGCCGGTGTCGATCCCATCGCGGTGGGAGATATTCAGCAACTGGTGCGCCATTTGACAGCGCGTGGAATTGGTGTTCTCATCACTGACCATAATGTGCGTGAAACGCTGAGTCTGATTGACCGGGCTTATATCATTCATTCTGGCAATGTGCTGACCAATGGCACGCCCGATGAAATCATCGCCGATCCTGATGTTCGGCGTCTGTATTTGGGTGAGAGCTTCTCCATGTAA
- the rpoN gene encoding RNA polymerase factor sigma-54 produces the protein MALTPRLDMRQSQSLVMTPQLMQAIQLLQMSNLDLVAYVQQELESNPLLESVSDDYSGDSGSSDNNGEGAREAQGADQSNSTNAEGSDGPNSEGTGDSASDPDLSDQFSGESPEQMDAISNDLDARLDNVFPDDSGPQEQAGPSLNDPWMSAPMRDGGGNPDYDLETVLAGEISLADHLEQQLMTAIADERKRIIGQFLINELDEFGYLQTDLAMVANRLGVDEAEVASVLDILQSFEPSGVFARSLSECLAIQLKDLNRYDPAIAVLLDNLELLAKRDFVALRKLCAVDDEDLTDMISEIKALNPRPGSAFGHLTVQPVVPDVFVRQASDGGWRLELNSETLPRVLVNRSYYAQINETAAGKKEKEFLIDCLQSANWLVKSLDQRAQTILKVATEIVKQQDAFFAYGVTHLKPLNLRTIADAIQMHESTVSRVTSNKYIATNRGTFEMKYFFTSAISATSGGDSHSAEAVKHRIRQAIDEEAADSILSDDALVKLLRQSGIDIARRTVAKYREAMHIPSSVQRRREKKAARG, from the coding sequence ATGGCTTTGACACCCAGACTGGATATGCGCCAAAGCCAATCGCTGGTGATGACGCCGCAACTGATGCAGGCGATCCAGCTGTTGCAGATGTCCAATCTTGACCTCGTTGCATATGTACAGCAAGAACTTGAGAGCAACCCGCTGCTGGAATCTGTCTCGGATGATTATTCCGGCGACTCAGGCTCTTCGGATAACAACGGAGAGGGCGCGCGCGAAGCGCAAGGGGCTGATCAGTCCAATAGTACCAATGCGGAAGGCTCTGACGGACCCAACAGCGAAGGGACTGGCGACTCTGCTTCCGATCCGGACCTGTCCGATCAATTTTCTGGAGAGAGCCCGGAGCAGATGGATGCCATATCCAATGATCTGGACGCCCGCCTTGATAATGTTTTTCCCGATGATAGTGGCCCACAAGAGCAAGCAGGCCCAAGCCTGAATGATCCATGGATGTCAGCGCCCATGCGTGATGGCGGCGGCAACCCCGATTACGACCTTGAAACCGTGCTGGCTGGCGAAATTTCTCTTGCCGATCATCTCGAACAACAGCTGATGACAGCCATTGCAGATGAACGCAAGCGGATCATTGGTCAGTTTCTTATCAATGAACTGGACGAATTCGGTTATCTGCAAACCGATCTGGCCATGGTCGCCAATCGCCTCGGTGTGGATGAAGCGGAAGTAGCCAGTGTTCTCGATATTTTGCAATCCTTCGAACCATCCGGCGTGTTTGCCCGTTCCCTATCCGAATGCCTGGCGATCCAGCTCAAGGATCTCAATCGCTATGATCCGGCCATTGCGGTGCTTCTGGATAATCTGGAGCTGCTTGCCAAACGGGATTTTGTCGCTTTGCGCAAACTGTGCGCCGTGGATGACGAAGACCTCACCGATATGATCTCCGAGATCAAGGCGCTCAATCCGCGCCCCGGTAGCGCTTTCGGTCATCTGACCGTGCAGCCGGTCGTGCCCGATGTGTTCGTGCGGCAGGCATCTGATGGTGGCTGGCGGCTTGAGCTAAACAGCGAAACCCTGCCCCGAGTGCTGGTCAATCGTAGTTATTATGCACAAATCAACGAGACGGCCGCAGGCAAAAAGGAGAAAGAATTTCTCATTGATTGCCTGCAAAGCGCCAACTGGCTGGTCAAGAGCCTCGACCAGCGCGCGCAGACCATTCTCAAGGTGGCAACGGAAATCGTAAAGCAGCAGGACGCCTTCTTTGCCTATGGCGTAACGCATTTGAAGCCGCTCAATCTGCGCACCATCGCCGATGCCATCCAGATGCATGAAAGCACGGTCAGCCGTGTCACCTCGAACAAATATATCGCTACCAATCGTGGCACCTTCGAGATGAAATATTTCTTCACCTCAGCCATTTCGGCAACGTCGGGTGGTGATAGTCACTCTGCAGAAGCGGTCAAGCATCGCATCAGGCAAGCGATTGATGAGGAGGCCGCCGATAGCATCCTGTCTGATGATGCCTTGGTGAAGTTGCTGCGCCAATCCGGCATCGATATCGCTCGTCGTACTGTAGCGAAATATCGTGAAGCCATGCACATCCCGTCTTCGGTGCAGCGACGGCGTGAGAAGAAAGCCGCACGAGGTTAG
- the raiA gene encoding ribosome-associated translation inhibitor RaiA: MTLRVSGKQVDVGDSLRAYAEDRVAEAVEKYFDGGFGGQMTLEKEGIGFKSDLVIHLDTGMVMQASGSDVDAQKSFDNAVEHIDKRLRRYKRRLKSHRNDHHESPEGIEVAYGVLQNPAAQDEVPDDFTPVVIAESTSKPIRTMTVGDAVVALDFTGDPVVVFRNAGDDAINVVYKRTDGHIGWVSPSLAEK, from the coding sequence ATGACGCTTCGAGTATCAGGCAAACAAGTTGATGTTGGCGATTCACTTCGCGCCTATGCAGAGGATCGGGTTGCTGAGGCAGTCGAGAAATATTTCGACGGTGGCTTTGGTGGCCAGATGACTTTGGAAAAGGAAGGCATCGGCTTCAAGAGTGATCTTGTGATTCATCTCGATACCGGGATGGTGATGCAGGCAAGCGGTTCGGACGTTGACGCTCAAAAGAGCTTCGACAATGCTGTCGAACATATCGACAAGCGACTGCGCCGTTATAAAAGACGTCTGAAAAGCCATCGCAATGATCATCACGAGAGCCCTGAGGGAATCGAGGTCGCTTACGGTGTGCTGCAGAATCCTGCGGCTCAGGATGAAGTGCCCGATGATTTCACGCCGGTTGTTATCGCTGAAAGCACCAGCAAACCCATCCGTACCATGACGGTTGGTGACGCTGTTGTCGCTCTCGATTTCACCGGGGATCCCGTTGTAGTCTTTCGAAATGCTGGCGATGATGCTATCAATGTGGTGTATAAACGCACCGATGGCCACATCGGATGGGTGAGCCCGTCCCTTGCTGAGAAGTAA
- a CDS encoding WecB/TagA/CpsF family glycosyltransferase, producing MKEIQQITVGGLPIAVEDCDGAARTMLDFAYDSRGKEQRPLYVTSANGQVLSICARDKEIEDLFLKADLIHADGTPLVKVSRFLSKTPLPERVATTDLIHNAARLAEKEKATFFFLGATDEGIKLAVENMQRLYPDLQFVGYRNGYVTPQEEAEVVARINEAKPDILWIGMGVPLEQRFVARNLEKLTGVGVIKTSGGLFDFLSGKNARAPQWMQDVGLEWAYRIYQEPGRLFWRYLTTNPHALWLLLTRTR from the coding sequence ATGAAAGAGATTCAACAGATCACGGTTGGCGGGTTGCCTATCGCAGTGGAAGACTGCGATGGCGCAGCGCGCACCATGCTTGATTTTGCCTATGATAGCCGAGGCAAGGAGCAAAGGCCGCTCTATGTGACCTCCGCCAATGGGCAGGTTCTTTCCATTTGCGCCCGGGATAAAGAGATCGAGGATTTGTTCCTCAAGGCCGATCTTATCCACGCCGACGGAACCCCTTTGGTAAAAGTATCGCGTTTTCTGTCCAAAACGCCCTTGCCTGAGCGGGTTGCGACTACAGATCTCATCCATAACGCGGCGCGTCTGGCGGAAAAGGAAAAGGCGACCTTCTTTTTTCTGGGAGCGACGGACGAGGGCATCAAGCTGGCCGTCGAAAATATGCAGCGGCTTTATCCGGATTTGCAGTTTGTCGGTTACCGCAACGGCTATGTGACCCCGCAAGAAGAGGCTGAAGTGGTCGCGCGCATCAACGAAGCCAAACCTGACATTCTATGGATCGGAATGGGAGTGCCTCTTGAGCAGCGCTTCGTGGCGCGCAATCTTGAAAAATTGACCGGGGTTGGCGTGATCAAGACCTCTGGCGGTCTGTTTGATTTTCTGTCTGGCAAGAATGCCCGTGCGCCGCAATGGATGCAGGATGTTGGCCTCGAATGGGCCTACCGCATCTATCAGGAACCGGGGCGCTTGTTCTGGCGCTATTTGACCACCAACCCGCATGCACTCTGGTTGTTGCTGACCCGAACCCGCTAG
- a CDS encoding cellulase family glycosylhydrolase has product MSMLAIKKAFRSIAHLAHLAFPVCHMLAVLSAAFALLGLVAARDAKASDIMVGQPTGLTACEGVSSLAVGGADAKLARGFNLPNWDPDYTGYKPDDSLLKQLHMLGFTHIRLPVNGERFMVRFASEQQAEAYMAALDAEVLRLSGMGYAVSIDIHPSGRFQRIHVSAPQDGLALLTEAWDRIAERSANWSRADVYFELLNEPAADASVWWQQAQTLVTHLNTIAPDRKLIIGPAIFQRVEVLAGSEPLEGEGLVYAVHYYDPMDFTHQGATWMQGSSLAIIGQMPFPGDASSPAVLKQVEKLKAAGMDEAAQRMLDSYRDGWDAKRISDAFAMVGDWSRRHQKPVIVNEFGTLTFDVDPHDRANWLRAVRAGAEENCLGWAHWDFSDGFQMVNPETTLPDPLVLDALLPDL; this is encoded by the coding sequence ATGTCGATGCTCGCTATAAAGAAGGCCTTCCGGTCGATTGCCCACCTTGCACATCTTGCCTTTCCTGTCTGTCATATGCTGGCCGTTTTGAGTGCCGCTTTCGCGCTCTTGGGGCTTGTTGCTGCGAGGGATGCAAAAGCATCTGACATTATGGTGGGGCAGCCGACAGGACTTACTGCGTGCGAGGGTGTTTCTTCGCTCGCAGTTGGCGGTGCCGATGCCAAGCTGGCGCGTGGCTTCAATCTGCCCAATTGGGATCCTGATTACACCGGCTACAAACCCGATGACAGCCTTCTCAAGCAGCTTCACATGTTGGGCTTTACCCATATTCGTTTGCCAGTTAATGGCGAGCGTTTCATGGTGCGCTTTGCCTCCGAGCAGCAAGCAGAAGCCTATATGGCCGCTCTTGATGCGGAAGTCCTAAGGCTGAGCGGCATGGGCTATGCCGTGAGCATCGATATTCATCCCTCAGGGCGCTTTCAGCGCATTCATGTTTCAGCGCCGCAAGACGGGCTTGCCCTGCTTACCGAAGCATGGGACCGGATCGCGGAACGATCAGCAAACTGGTCCCGAGCCGATGTCTATTTCGAGCTTCTCAATGAACCGGCCGCAGACGCTTCGGTCTGGTGGCAGCAGGCCCAGACGCTGGTAACCCACCTCAACACCATCGCTCCGGATCGCAAATTGATCATCGGTCCGGCGATCTTTCAGCGTGTGGAAGTGCTGGCCGGTTCCGAACCGCTTGAAGGAGAGGGGCTGGTCTATGCCGTGCATTATTATGACCCCATGGATTTTACCCATCAGGGCGCGACATGGATGCAGGGGAGTTCGCTCGCCATCATTGGTCAGATGCCTTTCCCGGGGGATGCATCGTCTCCGGCTGTGCTCAAACAGGTTGAAAAACTCAAGGCAGCTGGCATGGATGAGGCCGCCCAGAGAATGCTTGATAGCTATCGTGATGGCTGGGATGCAAAGCGGATTTCAGATGCTTTCGCGATGGTCGGAGATTGGTCGCGTCGTCATCAAAAGCCAGTGATTGTCAACGAGTTTGGCACCCTGACTTTTGATGTGGACCCGCATGACCGGGCCAATTGGCTGCGCGCTGTGCGGGCTGGAGCAGAGGAAAACTGTCTGGGCTGGGCACACTGGGATTTCTCCGACGGATTCCAGATGGTCAATCCGGAAACCACCCTGCCAGACCCGCTGGTGCTCGATGCGCTTTTGCCCGATCTTTGA
- the ptsN gene encoding PTS IIA-like nitrogen regulatory protein PtsN, whose product MELNDLLAPEAIVPLLKASSKKQVIQELSERAAKLTGLPQRQIFEKLLQRERLGSTGVGQGVAIPHGKLPELEKIYGIFALLDKPVNFDAMDDQPVDIVFLLLAPEGAGADHLKALARIARVLRNEDTLNKLRAATDGDAIRAVLCHLPESDAA is encoded by the coding sequence ATGGAACTGAACGATCTACTCGCTCCTGAAGCGATCGTACCTCTGCTTAAGGCAAGCAGCAAAAAGCAGGTAATTCAGGAGTTGTCGGAGCGCGCAGCAAAGCTGACCGGATTACCGCAACGTCAGATTTTTGAAAAACTTCTCCAGCGTGAGAGGCTCGGCTCGACCGGCGTTGGGCAGGGCGTGGCGATTCCTCACGGTAAATTGCCTGAGCTGGAAAAGATTTATGGCATCTTCGCCCTGCTGGACAAGCCGGTGAATTTTGACGCCATGGATGATCAGCCCGTTGATATCGTCTTCCTGCTTCTGGCTCCTGAAGGGGCTGGAGCGGATCACCTCAAGGCCTTGGCGCGTATTGCGCGCGTACTGCGCAATGAAGACACGCTCAATAAATTGCGTGCGGCAACCGATGGAGACGCCATCAGGGCGGTTCTATGCCATCTGCCGGAATCGGATGCTGCCTGA
- a CDS encoding GumC family protein → MFGRKKKKSDLDWQPGVDPEASDAAAASSAENKTVKEAGKKARKKQDEPASSIFHSNPPPSDVWSGLVHPRAILRFVRQQFLFICSIAILVVLAGLTIFMMLPEKYSSTALILVDPRQPRVTNSDTGISGIGGDAAALTSYVQIMKSDGFLAKVVEELGVKDDPEYAKAQNETALIGMFRNNMSAYRQGATYIVEVSTASRDKTLAAKYANGVAQAFVRDQKDYRSNANEEAAQWLSGRLTLLHSNLKKSEEAVVAYRAKNGIVDAGAQGTLDNQQLTSLVSQLGTVTTELADVKARYDQARKDGVPGSVRGSQAGEFANLDQLMQEQNRLRREAAELNQTLGSRHPRILANRDQQTIIAGQIKQERARLVERAKQDYETTLAKKQALEGQLADLRQRSIMLNKAKVELDNLEREAAANRNLYEQFLARYKVTDEQAQFNFNEARIVSKAPVPIKSTKPSIKLVGVALVILGFLCGFILALIRIAFAAPEYRGARNEQCDADRWDAGGLTMATHGAMRGTSPLQATSGTSTQFGYGQSGYASGYVPAAAAATFAAGSMAKAKDSSEGAGAPEQPVLHKEGDEPSDKAPSVPEQDEAQPLEASDIEEVSGTESQAENVDATAPENEGKAEGTESQEASIDKRGEDPVRDETDQEAGPVVIQMPHGASSGHSDLPSGSELNDFFEALNDFVNEKGDGNKPSMLVTSTQPGNGLDFLTDQMTNLAVNEGARPVIISLQEQPRLRQQVGGSVVSQQQNAKVEHFEAFDLIPFIGTAGFTDVEGLDLQLAQELSSLIDLCRETYGFVIVEAQQILTPNALEDLLDLVDCCLLVLESGELSPSEMDDWCEWSAETGVALIVDQTQS, encoded by the coding sequence ATGTTTGGACGCAAGAAAAAGAAATCTGATCTGGATTGGCAGCCGGGTGTCGACCCGGAGGCTTCCGATGCAGCTGCTGCTTCTTCCGCCGAAAATAAGACTGTCAAGGAAGCAGGAAAAAAGGCGCGTAAAAAGCAGGATGAGCCCGCCTCCTCCATCTTTCATTCCAATCCTCCGCCCTCCGATGTCTGGAGCGGCTTGGTGCATCCGCGTGCCATCTTGCGCTTCGTGCGGCAGCAGTTTCTGTTTATCTGCTCCATAGCGATACTGGTGGTTTTGGCCGGGCTCACCATTTTCATGATGCTGCCAGAGAAATACTCTTCCACGGCGCTTATTCTGGTGGATCCACGCCAGCCAAGGGTGACCAATTCCGACACGGGAATATCCGGTATCGGTGGCGATGCAGCAGCCTTGACCAGCTATGTGCAAATCATGAAAAGCGATGGCTTTCTGGCCAAGGTGGTTGAAGAGCTCGGGGTCAAGGATGACCCTGAATATGCCAAAGCCCAGAATGAAACCGCGCTGATCGGCATGTTCCGCAACAACATGTCCGCCTATCGTCAGGGCGCGACTTACATTGTGGAAGTCAGCACAGCATCGCGTGACAAGACACTTGCTGCCAAATATGCCAACGGTGTTGCGCAAGCCTTCGTGCGAGATCAGAAGGATTATCGCAGCAATGCCAATGAAGAAGCGGCTCAATGGCTGTCTGGGCGTCTGACCCTTCTGCATAGCAATCTCAAGAAATCGGAAGAAGCGGTCGTGGCCTATAGGGCCAAGAACGGGATCGTCGATGCCGGCGCGCAAGGCACGCTTGATAATCAGCAATTGACCTCGCTGGTCTCTCAGCTGGGCACGGTCACCACCGAACTGGCCGACGTCAAGGCGCGCTATGATCAGGCCCGCAAAGATGGCGTGCCGGGCAGTGTCCGAGGCTCTCAGGCTGGGGAGTTTGCCAATCTCGATCAGCTGATGCAGGAACAGAACCGTCTGCGCCGTGAGGCTGCCGAATTGAATCAGACCCTGGGTAGTCGTCATCCGCGCATTCTGGCCAACCGCGATCAGCAGACCATTATCGCAGGTCAAATCAAGCAGGAACGGGCCCGCCTGGTAGAGCGTGCCAAGCAGGATTATGAAACCACATTGGCCAAGAAGCAGGCACTGGAAGGTCAACTCGCCGATTTGCGCCAGCGCTCTATCATGCTCAACAAAGCCAAGGTCGAGTTGGATAATCTGGAACGTGAAGCCGCGGCAAATCGCAATCTATATGAGCAGTTTTTGGCTCGCTACAAGGTGACCGACGAGCAGGCGCAGTTCAACTTCAATGAAGCGCGTATTGTATCCAAGGCTCCGGTTCCCATCAAATCTACCAAACCTTCCATCAAGCTGGTTGGTGTGGCGCTTGTTATTCTTGGTTTCCTTTGCGGCTTCATCCTTGCGTTGATCCGGATCGCCTTTGCCGCCCCGGAATATAGAGGCGCTCGCAATGAGCAGTGTGATGCCGACCGTTGGGATGCCGGTGGATTGACTATGGCGACGCATGGAGCGATGCGTGGCACCTCACCCTTGCAGGCCACTTCTGGAACCTCGACCCAGTTTGGATATGGCCAGTCTGGCTATGCCAGTGGTTATGTGCCAGCCGCGGCGGCTGCCACCTTTGCTGCAGGATCAATGGCCAAAGCCAAGGATTCCTCAGAAGGGGCTGGTGCGCCAGAGCAGCCAGTCTTGCACAAGGAAGGCGATGAGCCCTCTGACAAGGCCCCCTCTGTCCCGGAGCAAGATGAGGCCCAACCACTAGAGGCTTCTGACATTGAGGAAGTCTCTGGAACAGAGTCTCAAGCCGAAAATGTTGATGCAACGGCTCCAGAAAATGAGGGCAAGGCAGAAGGCACAGAAAGCCAAGAGGCCAGCATTGATAAACGGGGGGAAGACCCCGTGAGAGATGAAACCGATCAGGAAGCCGGACCTGTTGTTATTCAAATGCCGCACGGGGCTTCCTCGGGCCATTCCGATCTGCCATCGGGCTCTGAACTCAATGATTTCTTCGAAGCGCTCAATGACTTTGTCAATGAGAAGGGCGACGGAAATAAGCCGAGCATGCTGGTAACGTCCACTCAGCCTGGGAACGGTTTGGATTTCCTCACCGATCAGATGACAAATCTTGCCGTAAATGAGGGCGCTCGCCCGGTTATCATTTCGCTTCAGGAGCAGCCAAGGCTAAGACAGCAAGTTGGGGGCTCTGTGGTCTCTCAACAGCAAAACGCCAAAGTCGAGCATTTCGAAGCCTTTGATCTTATTCCATTCATCGGCACCGCGGGGTTCACCGATGTTGAGGGCCTTGATCTGCAGCTAGCCCAAGAGCTCTCCAGCCTCATTGATCTATGCAGGGAAACCTATGGCTTCGTGATCGTTGAAGCCCAGCAAATTCTGACACCGAACGCGCTGGAAGATTTGCTTGATCTGGTGGATTGTTGCCTGTTGGTGCTTGAAAGCGGTGAACTGAGCCCATCTGAGATGGATGACTGGTGCGAATGGTCCGCAGAAACGGGCGTTGCCCTCATCGTGGACCAAACCCAAAGTTAA
- the lptC gene encoding LPS export ABC transporter periplasmic protein LptC — translation MQDRTKRDQSGDPAEPQVRPFERPQGPLMGPDLGGSRRDSALDSARIISSEEQMKAFRRAKRHSRRVFILKWSLPVIALGIITGFVGWVSKHNPEETTEVVRFEDDKSLKQDELVMQNPNLNGYTDGRAYEVAADRATQKVETPNVINLETVKARITDEKQEWVTIGSKTGVFDQNNETLGLDGDVQVDSSLGYKLHTEKVAVDMPKGYMETLSPVNIASRDIRLSADRLEAIDNGEQFRFTGSVRLYVDAALLNKSPTKAQDQTEPLQQGAAQEEGDPQ, via the coding sequence ATGCAAGACAGGACTAAACGAGATCAATCCGGCGATCCGGCCGAGCCACAGGTGCGCCCTTTTGAGCGTCCTCAGGGGCCTTTAATGGGACCGGATCTCGGCGGAAGCCGTCGGGACAGCGCACTGGATAGTGCTCGTATCATTTCATCTGAAGAACAGATGAAGGCCTTCCGTCGGGCCAAGCGCCATTCAAGACGCGTCTTCATTCTCAAATGGAGCCTGCCGGTGATTGCCTTGGGCATCATTACCGGTTTCGTCGGCTGGGTGAGCAAGCATAATCCCGAGGAAACGACTGAAGTGGTTCGGTTTGAGGATGACAAAAGCCTTAAGCAGGACGAACTGGTCATGCAGAATCCGAACCTGAACGGCTACACTGACGGGCGCGCCTATGAAGTGGCCGCTGATCGGGCCACCCAGAAGGTGGAAACCCCCAATGTGATCAACCTTGAAACCGTCAAGGCACGCATTACAGATGAAAAGCAGGAATGGGTGACGATTGGTTCCAAAACCGGCGTGTTTGACCAGAATAATGAAACCCTGGGGCTGGATGGAGATGTGCAGGTCGACTCCTCTCTGGGCTACAAACTGCATACCGAAAAGGTGGCCGTTGATATGCCTAAGGGATATATGGAAACCCTCAGTCCGGTGAATATCGCGTCCCGCGACATCCGTCTGTCGGCGGACCGGCTTGAGGCCATCGACAATGGCGAGCAGTTCCGTTTTACCGGAAGTGTGCGCCTCTATGTCGACGCCGCGCTCCTCAATAAATCGCCAACAAAGGCTCAAGACCAAACCGAGCCCCTTCAACAAGGGGCTGCGCAGGAAGAGGGGGATCCCCAATGA
- a CDS encoding ribonuclease D, which translates to MVIRLHQGDLPNLNHYDNISAVAIDTETMGLHPHRDRLCLVQLSPGDGSADLVQIAKGQKEAPNLCTLLGNDNITKIFHYARFDVAVLYHTFGVMPEPVFCTKIASKLTRTYTDRHGLKDVCREFLDVDISKQQQSSDWGADTLSEAQKKYAATDVLHLHGLMGIFRARLSREGRKEMAQSCFDFLPTRAKLDLAGWDETDIFAHS; encoded by the coding sequence ATGGTAATCAGACTGCATCAGGGAGACCTTCCCAACCTCAACCACTATGACAACATTTCTGCAGTCGCGATTGATACCGAGACGATGGGGCTTCACCCGCATCGGGACAGATTGTGTCTGGTGCAGCTGTCTCCAGGCGATGGCAGCGCCGATCTGGTGCAGATTGCCAAGGGGCAAAAAGAAGCACCCAATCTGTGCACTTTGCTTGGAAATGACAATATTACCAAGATTTTCCACTATGCCCGCTTTGACGTTGCCGTGCTCTATCACACATTCGGTGTGATGCCGGAACCGGTTTTCTGCACCAAAATCGCTTCCAAGCTCACCCGTACCTACACAGACCGCCATGGCCTCAAGGATGTCTGCCGCGAGTTTCTTGATGTCGATATCTCCAAGCAACAGCAAAGCTCCGATTGGGGGGCAGATACCCTGAGTGAAGCCCAGAAGAAATATGCTGCAACGGATGTTTTGCATCTTCACGGCCTGATGGGCATCTTCCGTGCGCGTCTGTCGCGTGAGGGGCGCAAGGAAATGGCGCAGTCCTGTTTCGATTTTCTGCCAACCCGCGCCAAGCTGGATTTGGCCGGTTGGGACGAAACCGACATCTTTGCCCATAGCTAA